The genomic interval CACCGGACCCCGAGGGCGGCGGTTGACACGACAGCAGCGGCCAGGCAAATCCACGTCCCGATCCGGGCAAGGGTCTCTCTTTTCCCATACAGGTAGGCGACATAGTTGACAGACGCCGTGCCGAACAAGAGGGTGGTCAGATCGAAGAGATGGACGTTGAGCGTATTCATGCCGGGTTCTCCTTATTTGTCTTGGATGGGTCTTTTCTGATTTCGGCCAGGATGGAGGCGAAGGTTTTCTCGAATGCCGGCCGATTCCGGTTCGCGCTCCCGGCCGCCGTGACCTCCACTTTCCCGTGTGGACCGGANNNNNNNNNNNNNNNNNNNNNNNNNNNNNNNACGAAGAAGGAGATCANNNNNNNNNNNNNNNNNNNNNNNNNNNNNNNNNNNNNNNNNNNNNNNNNNNNNNNNNNNNNNNNNNNNNNNNNNNNNNNNNNNNNNNNNNNNNNNNNNNNNNNNNNNNNNNNNAGGCGGGGAACCTCTGGAGCAGCCAGACCTGTTGGGGGGCCTTATTCGGTTTCTCCACGATGACCTGCAGGGCCGGGCCGAACCCCTGGAAGTCCGGTTCGAAGTTTATGGCGCTGACCGTGCCGTACCCCGGGATCTCCCGTTTTTCGTCGGGGGCGAGAGACAGGATTCCCGCATCCTCGCCCGAGGCCTTCTTGACCGATACCTGGACGGTGGGTGGCCCGGCTTGTCCGTAGCTCGACTGGTAGAACCAGATCCCCTTGTAGACGAGCGGATCGTTGACCTCGATCGTCTTGCGCAGGACCTCGCGCCCGTTCTCGATGACGCTTAAATCCGAGGAGTACTCCTTGGGCTGGCCGTTCGGGTAGGTCTCCACCCAAAACCGGTTGTTCCGGACGGAGAAGGGCAGGTCGATGTGCTCCTTCCCGCCGCGGGCATCCAGGTGGGAGGATTCCTTCCCCTCCGGAATCGCCACGTACGATTTGAATCCGAAGACGTTTCCGACGATGGCCCCGACGAAGACGATGACGATGCCCGCGTGGGTGGCGTACGCGCCGAACCGGGACCAGGCGCCCTTTTCCGCATACAGGTGCACCGAGCCGTCATGTTCCGTGATCGTTGGAGCCGTAAAGGCCCCGGAGAGCGACGACCGGTGCCTCTCCGTCCACTGCGGAATATCGCCCTTGTTTTTCCACCGCTCCACGAGGGGAAGGGTTTTTTCCATCGCGGCGTCGATCGTCCGCCGGGGATTGCGGACCGTCCGGATCGCCCGGGGGAGGCGGTCGATCGTGCAGCAGGTGAGGTTCGTTGCAAACAGGGAGAGCAGGAGGAGGAACCACCAGGAGTGGTACATGTCGAACAGCTGCAGGGCTTCCAGGGCGCGGATAGTCCCTTCGCTATATTCTTGCAGGTATTTCTCCATCGGCTGATTCTGCTCGATGATCGTTCCCAGGATGGAGGTCACTGCCAGGAGGATGATGACCCAGATCGCGAGCTTCAGAGAGATCAGAACGTTCCAGATTCGGGTCGCAACCGGTTTTGACTGCTTCCGCTCTTTGGTTGCGGAGGCAGAAACGCTCTCGGTACGAACCTCCGATGCGGTTTTCATAAGAACTCCTTCCACTGGTGGAGCATTCATTTTTACGGTGCACGAAGAGGTACGCACCGGTTCCTTCACGGACCGGCGGTCGAAAAACGGGAATGGGCGGGGTCAGCGAATCGGAGGTCTTAGCAGAGAGAAGGAAGGTGCCTCATAACGACTGGAAAACTCGGGGGGTGCGATGCGATGAACGGGATTGTCTCGAAAAACCGAAACCGGAGTGTCCATGATGCAAGGGGCAAGACAGGACGGGCAAAGCGTACAGGCGTGATCCCCCGAATCTTGAGTTGCCGGGGGGCAGGACTCGTTTCGATCTTCTGGTAGAACGAACAATGTCGCCCCCGTTTCGCCGGAGGACGCGAAGGCAGCGACCGCCTTGGAGGGCCAGGGTTTGCAGATCGCAGCTTCCGCGACGGACACAAATACATGGATCATCAGAATCCCGAGGACGGCTCCCCGGATTATCGTTCGAGTGGACATTCGGGAGATTCTAACGTCTCACTCCCGGGCAGGTCAACCAAAATCCATTTCTGATGACTCTCCGGTCTTCCTCCATGGGAAACCACCCTTTGGATCCATCATGGCGGGGTCTGAATTATCCCTTGACCGGTGTCGATAAAAGTCACAACATATGAACAGGCATGCAGGTGTTTGGAGGTACCGTGGATCGAAGAAGCCCGGATGTTTGCGAGATCCATTACGTAAACGAGGATCATGTGCGAATCGCCCGCCAGGCGCTTTCCCCGGAGAGGGAAATCCTGTCCTTGGCGGAAACCTTCAAAACACTTGGAGATCCGACGCGCGTGAAGGTTCTCCAGGCCCTTTCCGTGGAGGAGCTTTGCGTCTGCGATCTGGCCAGGCTTTTAGGCATCAGCGAGTCGGCGACCTCCCATCAGCTTCGGGTATTGCGGAACAAAAAGCTGGTCCGGTACCGGAAGGAAGGGAAGATGGTCTTCTATTCGCTCGACGACACGCATATCGAGGTGTTGATGAAAGAGGCGCTTCGGCATGTCCGTGAAGAGGTGGACTCCGGCGGAAGGGTGGCGGGCCAGGTCGGCGAGAGCGTAGCGTAGGGCGCCCTTTTTTTTGACTATATATATGAATGTATGCTCATACGTTAGGGAAAAATCGCAGCCAAGGAGGCGGGTTATGGGAAGAGCGGTGAAGCAAGGGGCGTCGAATTGTTCCTGCGGTGACGCCTGTACACTGGCTTCGCGCCGGATCTTTCGGGTGGAACGGATGGATTGCGCTCATGAATCGACTCCGATCCTGTCCGCGCTGTCCGCCGTTCCGGGGGTGGGCCGGGCGGTTCCTTCCTATGCCGATTCCACGTTGGCGGTGGAATTCGACCCGCACGCCGTTTCGCCCGAGCGGATCGTGCAGGCGATCTCCGAGGCCGGTTTCAGGGCCGATATCGACGAACGGACGGCGGAAGAAATGTCCTTCTGGGAGCGACACGGGCGTCTTGTCGCGAGTTCCGCATCCGGGATCCTGCTGGCAGCCGGGCTATCGCTCAAGTTCATGGAGATCCGGCTTCCCGCTGCCATGCTGTTCCTTCTCCTGGCGACGGTTTCCGGGGGCTGGTACGTCTCCCGCCGAGCCTGGCAGGCGCTTCGTCACCGCCAACTCGAAATGAACACCCTGATGGCCACCGCAGCCGTTGGCGCCCTCCTGATCGGGGAGTGGGCGGAGGCGGGGGCCACGATGTTTCTCTTCTCCCTGGCCCAGGTCCTGGAGGCTCGCAGCATGGACCGGGCCCGCAACGCCATCCGGGCCTCCTCGACCTTTCCCCGAAGGAGGCCACCGTCCGCGGGGAAGGAGGAGAAGTCCGGCTCCCCGTCGAGCGGGTCTCGGTCGGGGATGTCGTCGTCCTTCGTCCGGGGGAACGGGTCCCGGTGGACGGGGTCGTCCTGCAAGGGACCTCCTCGGTCGACCAGGCGCCGATCACGGGGGAATCGGTTCCGGTGGCGAAGACGCCCGGCTCCCGCGTGTTTGCGGGTAGCCTGAACGGCCGGGGGATGCTGGAGATCCGGACGGAGAAACCCGCCTCGGACAGCTCGCTCGCCCGGATCATCCATCTCGTCGAAAATGCCCAGGAGCAACGAGCCCCGAGCCAGACCTTCATCGACCGGTTCGCGCGGTACTATACCCCCGCGATGATCGCCTTCGCCCTGGCCCTGGTCCTCGTTCCTCCGGTTCTGTTCGGGCAACCGTTTTCCACCTGGCTCTACCGGGGGCTCGTGGTCCTGGTGATCGCCTGCCCGTGCGCCCTGGTGATCTCCACCCCCGTCTCCGTCGTCTGCGGGCTCACGCGCGCGGCGCGGGAGGGGGTCCTGTTCAAGGGCGGGGTCTATCTGGAAGAGCTGGGGAGGATCCGCACCTTCTTCTTCGACAAGACGGGGACGCTCACGCGGGGAAAGCCCGAGGTGATCCATGTCCGGTCCTTCTGCGATCTCCCGGAGGACGAACTCCTCCGGCTGGCCGCGGCGCTCGAATCCCGGTCCGAGCATCCGCTGGCCGGCGCCATCCTGGAGGCCGCCGGGAGCAACGGCGACGGTGACCCTCTTCCCGCCCCGACGTTCGTCCAGGCCGTGCCCGGCATGGGCATCCGGGGGAAGGTGAATGGGGAGATCCACCTCGCGGGGAATCCGACCTTCTTCAATAAAGGATCGGGGTTGAGCGGTCCGCAGAAGGCAGCCGTGGAGGAATGGGAACGAAAAGGGGCCACGGTCGTGCTGATCGGGACCGGGAAAACGATGCTCGGGATGGTCGCCATCCAGGACACCGTCCGGGGAGAGGCGATGGCCGGCCTGACCGAGCTGCGCCGCCTGGGGGCAACCGAGCTTACGATGCTGACCGGAGACAACCCGGAGACGGGAAAGGCGATCGCATCGCAGCTCCCCATCGACACGGTCCACGCGGGACTCCTTCCCGAGCAGAAAGTCGCACTTGTACGGGAGGCCGTGGAGAAGGGGAAAAAGGTGGCGATGGTGGGCGACGGGATCAACGACGCCCCGGCCCTGGCCCTGGCCACGGTGGGCGTGGTCATGGGGGCGGCCGGGACCGACGTGGCGCTGGAGGCGGGGGACGTGGCGCTCATGGGGGACGACCTCCGGAAATTTCCTTTCGCCGTCCGCCTGGGCCGCCGGACGCTTCGGATCATCCGGTTCAACGTCGTCTTTTCCCTGGCGACCAAGGCGGTGTTCCTCGTTCTGGCCACCGTGGGGCTGGCCACCCTCTGGATGGGGGTCGCCGCGGACATGGGGGCGACGCTGCTCGTCATCGGGAACGGCATGCGTCTCCTTTGGGGCTCGAACGGGTAGACTACACGCCTTACCGCGGCGTGCAGCTCACGCCGAGCGGCCGTAGGATCGCGTTTCCCCGGCGGCGGCAGAGCGCAGGTCGCCGTCACACCAGCCCCGCGCCCAGCGCCGCGCCCAGCAGGAGCAGCAGAACGCCAACGAGGCGCTGGATGATGCGCATGGTGACTTTCGTAAGAAGGCGCGACCCGAGGAACGCGCCCAGAAACGCCGCCAGGGACCCTGCGACCACCAGCCCAATGCCGCCCTGCGCTCTGAGGATCTCGAAATCGCGCGAAAAGAAGGTCAGCCCGTAGACCGTCATCCGGCTCAGGTCCACCACGATCGCCGACAGGATCACGGTCCCGATGAAGGCCTCCTTGGACAGCCCCGCGCGGACCAGGAACGCGGTGCGCAGCGCCCCCTGGTGGCCGGACAGCCCGCCGAAGAAGCCCGAGAGCAGTCCCCCCACGGGGATCCACCGGGCGTCCAGGGCCATCTTCTCGAGCCCGGGCGACAGCTCGACCACGGCGAACCCCATGATCAGCAGGGCGATGACCAGCTTGATCCAGGTGACGGTGCATGCGCGGCCTGCCAGCTCGAACCGGGCGATCGGCGCCATCCCGCCGAGATGGTTGAGCAGCAAGGCGCCGGCCATGGCGGCGAGGGCTGCGGGGAAGGCGAATCGCGCGACGACGCCGCGGTCCGCGTGGCGGCCGAGGAGCAGGGCCTTGAACAGGTTGTTGGCCAGGTGCACGATCGCCGCTGCCGCGACGGCCACCTCCACCGGAAAGAACAGCGCGAAGACCGGCATCAGCAGCGTCCCGAGGCCGAACCCCGAAAACAGGGTCAGCCCAGAGACCAGCAGTGCGGTCGTGCAGATCAGGAGGTAGCTCATCGGTCCAGGACCACTTCCGAATGCGCCGTCCCCTCGCGCCTGGAGTGCCGCGAGACGTCCGGTCCGCCCTGATCGTCCTGCGGTTCCGTAGCCTCACGTGCGAAGCGGCGGGCCTCTTCGATCTCCTCCTGCGTCACGATCGAGTCGCGAAGCCGGTTGAAGGTCGGGTTGGCAAGATCGTTGAGCCGCGCGAACAGGGGGGACTTCTCCTTGAGGTCCTCCTTCAGGAAACGGAGGCAGCCGTGGCACTCTTGGCTCCGAACGGCGTATTCACGCGGGTCTATCCGGTGCCATCGGGCGAGGAGCCGCATCCCCAGGACGAGGGGCTCGCGGAACCACCGAAACCACCGGGTGCGCTCGTAGCAGAGCCGGACCAGCCGGATCGTGCAGATCCGGCAGGGGGGCCTCAGGGGACCCGGAACAGGACGGGGAGCCATCCGAGGAAGCGGAGCCGCTCGACGATCTGCAGGATCATGAAGAACCAGAAGAACCACATGGCGTCGAAAAATGCGCTCCGGTAACGCCTGGAATCGACCGGATAGAGCTCCGGCTCCGACAGCAGCGAGAGTTTGGGAAGGAACCGGGGCGTCGTCTCCATGTACTTCAGATAATCTTCCCCATGCAGATCGATCAGCTTCTTCTCTTCGCCCAGGATCACGAAGGGATAATAGAATACGAAGAGCAGGACCAACACGGCCAGAACAAGGATGTTTTCCGCAGCCAGTCCGATGCCGATCGCTCCGAGGAAGCTGAAGAAATACAGCGGGTGGCGCACCATCGAATACGGGCCTTCGGTCACGACCCTGCGCTCCTTGAAACCGGAGATATACAGGGAAGACCAAAGCCGGCCGAAAGTGCATATCCCGATCAATACGAAACCGCTGAACTCGATAACCAGGTCGAGGAGCCCGTATCGCTCCCACGAATGGTCCGTCACCAGGATCAGCGACAGGAGCGCCAGGGCGACGATCCGCGTGGCGGGAATCCTGCGGTCGCGTGCAAATCGGATCAAGGCCTCCATCACGTTCCGGGTTCCTCCTCGACCATATTTGAGGGACGCGAGATCTCCGGCCACGCCGGGCGCTCCCCGTTGACCTGGGCCTCCGGGGGTCAGCGCGGCGGCGGGCCGTCGTCAGCGCTCCTCTCGAGCGACCGGACGGATCCGGGAACCCCTTTCCTGCGACGGATCCTCGGGGCGGCGGGGCGGCCCGCCGAGCCGCGTCTCCTTGAACAGCTCGTCCAGCTGGCGGGCGACGGCGACAAGCACCGCGTTCCCCTTCGCGGTGAGGCGATAGGACTTCCTGGCGCGCGGCCCTCCCGGCCGGTCGACGTCGCGGCGGAGCCATCCGAGCTTCTCCATTCGGTGGAGGATGGGATACAGGGTCCCGGGGCTTACGTCGTATCCGTGGCGCCGCAACTCCTGGAGCATCCATTGGCCGACCACCGGCTCCTCGCCGGCGTGGTGAAGGATGTGGATCTTCCAGAAAGCCAGGAGGATCTCTCGCTGCAGGGCTTTCGCGTCTTCCGCAGTCACGGAGGATCGTCTCATATTACGGTTATCATAAACGATATCCGTAAAAATAGTCAATCGAGAATTGCGGAAGAGCGGGCAGGTCCTTGCGGCGGCGCGTTCCCGAGCATCGTGAAACCCGGCTTTCCGGCCACACGGCGCGCTGCCGTCATGGAGAGGTCCACCGGCCGGCCCGATCGGGTTCTTCTCCCGGGAGGACGGGTCCTGCGAGAACAGCTCTTGCGCTTGCGGCCGGGAAGCAGCCATAGATATAATGTTGCGGTTCCAGGGTCCCATGTCATCGCCCACGGGTGCCGGCCACTCCGCATGAAACGGCTTCTGATCGCGATAGGGATCGTTCTCGCCGTCACGACAGGTTGCGAGACGGATAGGCCCGCCCGGGACCGGCCCGGTCCCGAGAGAACGCTCCTTTTCGGGCTCAACCCCGAGCAGAACATCTTCAAGCAGATCGAGCGATACGAGCCTCTCGCGGACTACCTGGGCCGAAAGGCCGGGGTACGGATCGGGTTGAAGGTCCTGCCGCGCTACGGGAACCTCATCGACAACTTCGAGTCCGCGGGACTGGACGGGGCGTTTTTCGGAAGCTTTTCCTATTCGCTGGCCCATGCGAGACTCGGAGTCCAGGTGATCGCCAGGCCGGAACGCCCCGACGGCGTTTCCACCTACCAGGGGATGATCATCGTCCGAAAGGACAGCGGCATCCGTGCCGCGAAGGACATGAAAGGGAAGAGGCTCGCTTTCGTGGCCCGGGCGACCGCGGCCGGGTATCTCTTCCCCCTCGCGTTCATGCGGAAGGGCGGAGTCGGCGACGTCGAGGCCTTCTTCAAGGAAGTGTACTTCGCCGGGACGCACGAGGACGTCGTCCGTGATGTCCTGAACGGAAAGGCGGACGTGGGCGCGTGCAAGAACACGGTGTTCGGACGGCTTGCCGCCGCCGATCCCCGCGTCGCGAAGGAACTCGTCGTCCTCGACCGGTCGCCCTCCTTTCCCGAGAATGCCCTGGCATTGGGGAGAAGAGTCGAGCCGCCCCTCAAGGAAAAACTGAAGAACGTCCTGTTGACCATGCATGAGGATCCGGAAGGCCGGAACGTGCTCGAGAACTTCGGCGCGCGGAGGTTCGTCGAGACCACGGACGCGGACTACGACGTCGTCCTGAGCTATACGGGAAAGATCGGCATCGATCTCGCGACGTACGATTACACGAACCGCTGAATGAAGAAAAAGATCATCGCGGGCCTGGCCCTCCATTCGCTCTTCTTCGCCCTGATCGGGATTTCCGTCATCTTCACCATCGAGAACGCCACATCCGAGCTCGACGAGCTGATCAAGCTTCACCAGGTCGAGATCCTGCGGGAGCACCTGCTGGTCAGCGTCAAGGGAGTGCAGACGGACCTGAGCCTCCGGGACACCCCTTACGCCAGGACCGCCGACGCCATCGTGTCGCACGCCGTCCGGATGGACAAGCTCGCGCGAGGCTGCTTCGCGTGTCACCACTCGGAAGAGGTCACGGCCAGGTTGAACGAGTTGAGGAGCCGGCTGGAAGACTACAAGCTGGCCCTGAGCCGGGTCATGACCTACCTGGCCAACACGGAACGGCTGAACGCGGAGAGGGACGCCGCTCTCCGGGCCGGGGAAGAGCTGACCCATACGGTCAAGGAGATGGTCGCCCTGACCGACCGGCACCTGGCCCAGCACACGAAGACCGTCCTCGCCAGGATCTCCACGACGAAGATCCTGCTCTTTCTCCTGATCGGCGCGGGGCCTCTCCTTTCGGCGGGCCTGGCCTACGTCTACGTCACCAGCCTGACGAAGCCGGTGAGCGAGCTTCTTGCGGCGACGAGGCGGCTCAAGGGGGGCGACCTGGATCACCGGATCGCCGGGCTCCGGGACGAGTTCGGAGAGCTGGCGAGCTCGTTCAACGAGATGGCGGGTTGCCTGAAGGACCAGATGGTGAAGATGCAGCGGACGGAGCAGATGGTCGTCGTGGGGGAGCTCGCGGCGGGGCTGGCGCACGAGATCAAGAATCCCCTTGCGGGGATCAAGGTGGCGATGGAAGTGCTGTCCGACGACCCGGACATGTCGGAGGAGAACCGGACCGTCGCGGCGAAGGTGACCGACGAGGTGAGGCGGCTCGAGGTATTGATGAAGAGCTTCCTCAACTTCGCCAAGCCCCCCAGACCGCAGTTCGACAACGTCGACGTCAACCGGATCGTGGAGGCCACCGTGGGCTTCTACCTCCAGCACCACCCGTCGCCGGCGGCGAGCGGGACCGGGATCCGGATCGTGAAGGAGCTGGACGGGCGTGTTCCCCCGATCCCGGCCGACCTCATGCAGATCCAGCAGACGCTTCTGAACATCCTCCTGAATGCCGTCGACGCGATGCCGGGCGGAGGCGCCCTCGCCATCCGGACCTTCTTCGACCCCTCTTCGGACGCCGTCGAGATCTCCATATCGGATACCGGCAAGGGAATCGAGGCGGGAATGGAAGAAAAAATCTTTCAGCCTTTCTTCACCACGAAGCGGAAGGGGACCGGGCTGGGACTGTCGATCTGCAGGCAGCTCGTCGAGCAGCACGGGGGCACGATCTCGGCGGGAGGGAATCCCGGAGGCGGGACGGTGTTCCGGATCGTGCTTCCCCGCAGGGGCACGGAAAGGGGGGCCACGGCATGAGGACCAAGGGGAAGGTGTTCCTCGTCGACGACGACGAACTGATCCTCGAGATGCTCTCGAGGGCGTTGCGCCAGGAGGGGTACGACGTCGAGGCGGACGCCACCGGCCGGGAGGTCCCGGGCCGGCTGAAGGCCTTTTTCCCCGACGTGGCGCTGCTGGACATCAAGCTTCCCGGCAAGAGCGGACTCGAGATCTTCCAGGAGATCCGGGAGAGCGGGATCCCCTGCCAGGTGGTCATGCTCACCTCGGACGACACCGCGGAGACCGCCATAAAGGCCATGAAGCTTGGCGCCGCGGACTACCTGACGAAACCGTTCGACCTGGAAGAGGTGAAGATCGTCATCGGCCAGGTGATCGAGAACGGAAGGCTGAGGCGGGAAGTGCAGTGCCTGCGCGTGGCGAACCCGGACCTCTATCAGGCGGATTTCCTCGGCGAGTCGCACGCGGCCCGGGAGATTCGCGAAAAGGCGGCCAAGCTGGCCCGGGCCAGGGTCCGGACCGTGCTGATCACGGGCGAGAGCGGGACGGGAAAGGAAGTCCTCGCCAGGTACATCCATCGGCTTCTCCACGCGGACACGGGGGTCCCGTGGGCCGCGATCCTCCCCATCAACTGCGCGGCCCTTCCGGAGGCGCTGCTGGAGAGCGAGCTCTTCGGATACGAAAAGGGCGCCTTCACGGACGCGAAAGCGGACAAGAGGGGAGTGTTCGAGCTGGCGAACCGGGGCACCGTCCTCCTCGACGAGATCGGAGACATGAAGCCGGGCCTGCAGGCGAAGCTCCTGCGGGTGATCGAGGAACGGGCGATCCGCCGCGTCGGGGGGGACCGGGAGATACCGGTCGACGTGACCGTAATGGCCACGACGAACCGGGACCTCCCGGCTGCGATGGAGGCGGGAGAGTTCCGGACGGATTTCTTCTACCGCCTGGACGCCTTCTCCCTCCACCTGGCGCCCCTCCGGGAAAGAAAAGAGGACATCCTTGTCCTGGCCCATAGCTTCCTTTCGGGGTTTTCCGGTCGGTACAACCGGCCCCGCCCCGCGGGCTTCTCTCCCGAGGCGGAGCGGCTCATGCTTTCCCATCCGTGGCCCGGGAACGTGCGGGAGCTGAGAAACGTGATCGAACGGATCGTGGTGCTGGAGAACGCCGAAACGATCCTTCCCGGGCACCTTCCCAAGGAGATGTTTCACTCCTCGCCGCACCCGCCATCCGCCGCCCCTTCCGGCCGTTTTCTGCTTCCCGAGAAGGGGATCTCCCTGGAGGAGCTGGAGAAGGACCTGATCCTCCAGGCCCTGGAACGGGCGAAGAACAACAAGACCCTGGCGGCGAAACTGCTGGACGTGAGCTACGACTCCCTGAGGTACCAGATCAAGAAGTTCCGGCTGGAGTAACCCTCCTCATATTCGGCGCCGAGTTCCCGTGAGGCTCGTCACTTCGGGGGGCGCCTCCCGCCTACCGTTCGAATCGTCTGTGCTCCGTCCCGCCTACCGTTCGAATCGTCTGTGCTCCGTCCCGCCTCCGTAGGCGTCGTCGATCAGCTCGGTGATGTCGCTGAGGTCGAAGGGCTTCTCCAGGAACCGGAAGGCTCCCTGGGCCCGGGCGCGCTCCAGTGTCTCCGGCGAGGCGTCGCAGCTGATCACGATCACCTTCGCCAGCGGCTGTGTCCTTCGGATCTCGTCGGTGATCTCGAAACCGCTTCCGTTCGGGAGACGCACGTCCAGGAAGATGAGGCCGTAGGCATCGGAGGCCAGTTGAGTGAGCGCCTCCCCGAGGGTACCTGCGGTGTGGACGACGAAGCCCCGCCCCGTCAGGGACCGGTAGAGGCCCCAACAGAGCAGGATGTTGTCGTCCACGAGGAGCGCTTTTCGGGGCAGCATGACGATGCGGACAGCAAAAGACATACCCGACCCC from Deltaproteobacteria bacterium GWC2_65_14 carries:
- a CDS encoding Fis family transcriptional regulator; this translates as MRTKGKVFLVDDDELILEMLSRALRQEGYDVEADATGREVPGRLKAFFPDVALLDIKLPGKSGLEIFQEIRESGIPCQVVMLTSDDTAETAIKAMKLGAADYLTKPFDLEEVKIVIGQVIENGRLRREVQCLRVANPDLYQADFLGESHAAREIREKAAKLARARVRTVLITGESGTGKEVLARYIHRLLHADTGVPWAAILPINCAALPEALLESELFGYEKGAFTDAKADKRGVFELANRGTVLLDEIGDMKPGLQAKLLRVIEERAIRRVGGDREIPVDVTVMATTNRDLPAAMEAGEFRTDFFYRLDAFSLHLAPLRERKEDILVLAHSFLSGFSGRYNRPRPAGFSPEAERLMLSHPWPGNVRELRNVIERIVVLENAETILPGHLPKEMFHSSPHPPSAAPSGRFLLPEKGISLEELEKDLILQALERAKNNKTLAAKLLDVSYDSLRYQIKKFRLE
- a CDS encoding PadR family transcriptional regulator, yielding MRRSSVTAEDAKALQREILLAFWKIHILHHAGEEPVVGQWMLQELRRHGYDVSPGTLYPILHRMEKLGWLRRDVDRPGGPRARKSYRLTAKGNAVLVAVARQLDELFKETRLGGPPRRPEDPSQERGSRIRPVAREER